One Streptomyces sp. NBC_01217 genomic region harbors:
- a CDS encoding agmatine deiminase family protein, which translates to MPPEWAPHERTWMAWPGPNPTFGTDAALDEARGAWAGVARAVRRFEPVTMVVGPGQEDGARALLGPDIDLAVRPLDDAWMRDIGPTFVSDGHQLAAVDWTFNGWGAQGWARWEHDQHIARSVAELADVPVHSSPLVNEGGAIHVDGEGTVLLTETVQLGKERNPEWTRAEAEAEIHARLGTEKAIWLPRGLAGDYGTYGTLGHVDIVAAFARPGTVVAHVQPDPAHPDHEITRETVRILRAATDARGRTLNVVEVPAPTVLRADGEWVDYSYINHYLCNDGVILCAFDDPRDKEAAAIFGELFPGRTVTLVDARTIFAGGGGVHCITQQQPKV; encoded by the coding sequence ATGCCGCCCGAGTGGGCCCCGCACGAACGCACCTGGATGGCCTGGCCGGGCCCCAACCCCACCTTCGGCACCGACGCCGCACTGGACGAGGCCCGCGGCGCCTGGGCCGGTGTCGCCCGCGCCGTGCGCCGCTTCGAACCCGTCACGATGGTCGTCGGCCCCGGCCAGGAGGACGGCGCCCGCGCCCTCCTCGGCCCGGACATCGATCTCGCCGTCCGTCCGCTCGACGACGCCTGGATGCGCGACATCGGCCCCACCTTCGTCAGCGACGGGCATCAACTTGCCGCCGTCGACTGGACGTTCAACGGCTGGGGCGCCCAGGGCTGGGCCCGCTGGGAGCACGACCAGCACATCGCGCGCTCAGTCGCCGAGCTCGCCGACGTGCCCGTGCACAGCTCCCCGCTCGTCAACGAGGGCGGCGCCATCCACGTCGACGGCGAGGGCACCGTCCTGCTCACCGAGACCGTCCAGCTCGGCAAGGAACGCAACCCCGAGTGGACCAGGGCCGAGGCCGAGGCCGAGATCCACGCCAGGCTCGGCACCGAAAAGGCCATCTGGCTGCCGCGCGGACTGGCCGGTGACTACGGTACGTACGGCACCCTCGGCCATGTCGACATCGTCGCCGCCTTCGCCCGCCCCGGCACCGTCGTCGCCCATGTCCAGCCGGACCCGGCCCACCCCGACCACGAGATCACCCGCGAGACCGTCCGCATCCTGCGCGCCGCCACCGACGCCAGGGGCCGCACCCTGAACGTCGTGGAGGTCCCCGCCCCCACCGTGCTCAGGGCCGACGGGGAGTGGGTCGACTACTCCTACATCAACCACTACCTCTGCAACGACGGCGTGATCCTCTGCGCCTTCGACGACCCGCGCGACAAGGAGGCCGCGGCAATCTTCGGCGAGCTGTTCCCCGGCCGTACGGTGACACTCGTCGACGCCCGTACGATCTTTGCCGGCGGTGGAGGTGTCCACTGCATCACCCAGCAGCAGCCGAAGGTCTGA
- a CDS encoding urease subunit alpha: protein MSIDPHEYASVHGPRAGDRVRLGDSGLTVRVESDAQRYGDEFLAGFGKTARDGLHLKAAAVRDTCDVVISNVLVIDAVQGIRKVSIGIREGRIAAIGRAGNPDTLDGVDVVVGTGTTIVSGEGMIATAGAVDTHVHLLSPRIMEASLASGVTTVIGQEFGPVWGVGVNSPWALRHAFNAFDAWPVNIGFLGRGSSSHEAPLVEALAAGGACGFKVHEDMGAHTRALDTALRVAEEHDVQVALHSDGLNECLSVEDTLRVLEGRTIHAFHIEGCGGGHVPDVLKMAGVENVIGSSTNPTLPFGRDAVAEHYGMIVSVHDLKTDLPGDTAMARDRIRAGTMGAEDVLHDLGAIGITSSDAQGMGRAGETVRRTFAMAGKMKAELGPMDGDGPADDNARVLRYNAKLTINPAIAHGLAHEIGSIETGKLADIVLWRPEFFGAKPQLVLKSGFPAYGVTGDPNAATDTCEPLVLGPQFGAYGATAADLSVAFVSQAATQFGADLMPTRRRRVGVRGTRGIGPGDLVHNSRTGEVAVDARSGLVTLDGDPLRSEPADSVSLNRLYFL from the coding sequence ATGAGCATCGACCCTCACGAATACGCCTCCGTGCACGGCCCGCGCGCCGGGGACCGGGTCAGGCTCGGTGACTCCGGGCTGACCGTCCGCGTCGAGTCCGACGCTCAGCGGTACGGGGACGAGTTCCTTGCCGGATTCGGCAAGACCGCCCGCGACGGACTGCATCTCAAGGCCGCCGCCGTCCGCGACACCTGCGACGTCGTCATCAGCAATGTGCTGGTCATCGACGCCGTGCAGGGCATCCGCAAGGTGTCGATCGGCATCCGCGAGGGCCGGATCGCGGCGATCGGACGGGCCGGCAACCCGGACACCCTCGACGGCGTCGACGTTGTCGTCGGCACGGGGACCACCATCGTCTCCGGCGAGGGGATGATCGCGACGGCGGGAGCCGTCGACACCCATGTCCATCTGCTCTCGCCGCGGATCATGGAGGCCTCGCTCGCCTCCGGCGTCACCACGGTCATCGGCCAGGAGTTCGGCCCGGTCTGGGGCGTCGGCGTCAACTCGCCGTGGGCCCTGCGCCATGCCTTCAACGCGTTCGACGCCTGGCCCGTCAACATCGGCTTCCTGGGCCGCGGTTCGTCCTCCCACGAGGCCCCGCTGGTCGAGGCGCTCGCCGCGGGCGGGGCGTGCGGCTTCAAGGTCCACGAGGACATGGGCGCCCACACCCGCGCCCTGGACACCGCGCTGCGCGTCGCCGAGGAGCACGACGTCCAGGTCGCCCTGCACAGCGACGGGCTGAACGAGTGCCTGTCGGTCGAGGACACCCTGCGCGTCCTGGAAGGCCGCACCATCCACGCCTTCCACATCGAGGGCTGCGGCGGCGGCCACGTCCCCGACGTACTGAAGATGGCGGGCGTCGAGAACGTCATCGGCTCGTCCACCAACCCGACGCTGCCCTTCGGCCGGGACGCCGTCGCCGAGCACTACGGGATGATCGTCTCCGTACACGACCTCAAGACGGACCTGCCGGGCGACACCGCCATGGCCCGCGACCGCATCCGCGCGGGAACGATGGGCGCCGAGGACGTCCTGCACGACCTGGGCGCCATCGGCATCACGTCCTCCGACGCCCAGGGCATGGGACGCGCCGGTGAGACCGTACGCCGCACCTTCGCGATGGCCGGGAAGATGAAGGCCGAGCTCGGACCGATGGACGGCGACGGCCCCGCGGACGACAACGCCCGGGTGCTGCGCTACAACGCCAAGCTCACCATCAACCCCGCCATCGCCCACGGCCTCGCGCACGAGATCGGCTCCATCGAGACCGGGAAGCTCGCCGACATCGTGCTGTGGCGGCCCGAGTTCTTCGGCGCGAAGCCACAGCTCGTACTGAAGTCCGGTTTCCCGGCGTACGGGGTCACGGGCGACCCGAACGCCGCCACCGACACCTGTGAACCCCTGGTCCTCGGACCGCAGTTCGGGGCGTACGGAGCCACCGCGGCCGATCTCTCCGTGGCCTTCGTCTCGCAGGCCGCCACCCAGTTCGGCGCGGACCTCATGCCCACCCGCCGGCGCCGCGTCGGGGTGCGCGGCACCCGAGGCATCGGCCCCGGCGACCTCGTCCACAACTCCCGTACCGGAGAGGTCGCCGTGGACGCCCGCAGCGGTCTGGTCACCCTGGACGGAGACCCGCTGCGCTCCGAGCCCGCCGACTCCGTCTCCCTCAACCGCCTCTACTTTCTGTAA
- a CDS encoding TetR/AcrR family transcriptional regulator: protein MPPAPRRRNTAPPREDVLAAAMATIAERGLDGLTMAGLGREVGMSSGHLLYYFRTKDELLLQTLEWSEGRLGAERRTLLSGRTAVRERLDAYIDLYLPDGHRDPHWTLWLEVWNRSQNADDDARARQAAIEGAWHRDLVALLAEGASHGEFRTVDAERFATRLRALLDGFSVHVAVGIPGMSRGQVLDRVREFIDDSLTAPERPGTS from the coding sequence GTGCCCCCCGCTCCACGCCGCCGCAACACCGCCCCGCCCCGCGAGGACGTGCTGGCCGCCGCCATGGCCACCATCGCCGAACGGGGCCTGGACGGCCTCACCATGGCCGGGCTCGGCCGTGAGGTCGGCATGAGCAGCGGACACCTTCTCTACTACTTCCGCACCAAGGACGAACTGCTGCTCCAGACCCTGGAGTGGAGCGAGGGCCGGCTCGGCGCCGAGCGGCGCACCCTGCTGTCCGGGCGGACGGCGGTCCGCGAGCGGCTCGACGCGTACATCGATCTCTACCTGCCCGACGGCCACCGCGATCCGCACTGGACGCTCTGGCTGGAGGTCTGGAACCGCTCGCAGAACGCCGACGACGACGCCCGCGCCCGGCAGGCCGCGATCGAGGGCGCCTGGCACCGCGACCTGGTGGCGCTGCTGGCGGAGGGCGCCTCGCACGGCGAGTTCCGTACCGTCGACGCCGAACGGTTCGCGACCCGGCTGCGGGCCCTGCTCGACGGGTTCAGCGTCCATGTCGCCGTCGGCATCCCCGGTATGAGCCGCGGTCAAGTACTCGACCGGGTGAGGGAGTTCATCGACGACTCGCTCACCGCGCCGGAGCGTCCAGGGACGTCGTGA
- a CDS encoding CDP-alcohol phosphatidyltransferase family protein: MNGLYALKPWYADRLSGVRASLVRREVSPDTLTAAGVVSAAGAAAALAWLPTGLAALPVAVLLAARLAFANLDGALARDTGRTTRRGAVLNELGDRVADLVVLAGFLALAPLWLVATAGLAATLPSWVSLAGAAAGAPRRNGGPVGKTERCLLVVFAAAIGWAVPVLIVIAVGSLLTAALRLAGLWRELA; encoded by the coding sequence ATGAACGGCCTCTACGCTCTCAAGCCCTGGTACGCGGACCGGCTCTCCGGTGTCCGCGCCTCGCTGGTCCGCCGTGAGGTGTCGCCCGACACCCTCACCGCGGCCGGCGTGGTCTCGGCGGCCGGTGCCGCCGCCGCACTGGCCTGGCTGCCCACCGGCCTCGCCGCCCTGCCGGTCGCCGTGCTGCTCGCGGCCCGGCTCGCCTTCGCCAATCTTGACGGCGCACTGGCTCGCGACACCGGCCGGACGACCCGGCGCGGCGCCGTCCTCAACGAACTCGGCGACCGGGTGGCGGATCTGGTCGTGCTGGCCGGTTTCCTGGCACTCGCCCCGCTGTGGCTGGTGGCAACGGCCGGACTCGCGGCCACGCTGCCGTCGTGGGTGTCGCTGGCCGGGGCCGCCGCGGGCGCGCCCCGGCGCAACGGCGGCCCGGTCGGCAAGACCGAGCGCTGTCTGCTGGTCGTGTTCGCCGCGGCGATCGGCTGGGCCGTACCCGTCCTGATCGTGATCGCCGTCGGCTCGCTGCTCACCGCGGCGCTCCGGCTGGCCGGGCTGTGGCGGGAGCTGGCATGA
- a CDS encoding LysR family transcriptional regulator: protein MTQSAVSHSVRTSERRIGAVLFDRGRKGARPTPAGESAVAHARRILRLLDLMGAEARGVAAGRSGSDVVAGPLRIAAFRSAALYLLPPALERLRARHPGIEPVVRMVREVGRGTSGEVLDGRADLGIATIGTSSPVPKELVGGVLMEEEYALVHPAGHPAPRTLPLVDWAESCTSYTRDWWAAQEWIPRATIEAEDDGAVLSMVSRGLGMAIMPELSLEGAPGTVEITALGPERPTRSVGYVTTPEQARSLAVRALIRELRAGWRKPPSQIVGSPSNCGDRPAELS from the coding sequence ATGACGCAGTCCGCGGTGTCCCACTCCGTGCGTACCAGCGAGCGCAGGATCGGGGCGGTGCTCTTCGACCGCGGCAGGAAGGGTGCCAGGCCCACCCCCGCCGGTGAGAGCGCCGTCGCGCACGCCCGACGCATTCTGCGGCTCCTCGATCTGATGGGCGCCGAGGCGCGGGGCGTGGCGGCCGGGCGCTCGGGGTCCGACGTGGTGGCCGGGCCGCTGCGGATCGCCGCTTTCCGCAGCGCCGCGCTGTATCTGCTGCCGCCCGCGCTGGAGCGGCTCAGGGCCCGCCACCCGGGGATCGAGCCGGTGGTGCGGATGGTGCGCGAGGTGGGACGGGGCACGTCGGGCGAGGTCCTGGACGGGCGCGCCGATCTGGGGATCGCGACGATCGGGACGAGTTCCCCCGTACCGAAGGAGCTGGTCGGGGGAGTGCTGATGGAGGAGGAGTACGCGCTGGTGCACCCCGCCGGTCATCCGGCGCCGCGGACGCTCCCGCTGGTGGACTGGGCGGAGAGCTGCACCTCGTACACCCGCGACTGGTGGGCCGCGCAGGAGTGGATTCCGCGGGCGACCATCGAGGCGGAGGACGACGGAGCGGTGCTCTCGATGGTGTCCCGTGGTCTCGGTATGGCGATCATGCCGGAGCTGTCACTCGAAGGAGCACCCGGCACGGTCGAGATCACTGCCCTCGGGCCGGAGCGGCCGACGCGTTCGGTCGGCTATGTCACCACCCCTGAGCAGGCACGATCGCTCGCAGTGCGGGCCCTGATCCGGGAACTGAGAGCGGGCTGGCGTAAACCTCCGTCTCAGATAGTAGGAAGTCCGAGTAATTGTGGAGACAGACCGGCCGAGCTGTCCTAG
- a CDS encoding branched-chain amino acid aminotransferase: protein MTTPTIELKPSSNPLSDAEREAILVKPGFGRYFTDHMVTIKWTEGRGWHDAQLVPYAPLSIDPANMTLHYGQEIFEGLKAYRQPDGSVATFRPEANARRFQASARRLAMPELPVETFIAACDALVQQDEAWVPEHGGEESLYLRPFMIAAEVGLGVRPANEYLFLVIASPAGAYFPGGVKPVSIWLSEDRVRAVPGGMGDAKTGGNYAASLLAQAEASAKGCDQVAYLDAVEHKWVEELGGMNLYFVYGNKIVTPALTGSLLAGVTRDSLLKVARDLGHESEEGRVSIDQWRDDTANGTLTEVFACGTAAVITPVGTVKSAGGEWTQGDGAPGEVTMKLRERLLDIQRGVADDTHGWMHPLG from the coding sequence ATGACGACGCCCACGATCGAGCTCAAGCCCTCCTCGAACCCGCTGTCCGACGCGGAGCGCGAGGCGATCCTGGTCAAGCCCGGATTCGGCCGCTACTTCACCGATCACATGGTGACGATCAAGTGGACCGAGGGCCGTGGCTGGCACGACGCCCAGCTCGTTCCCTACGCACCGCTGTCGATCGACCCCGCCAACATGACCCTGCACTACGGGCAGGAGATCTTCGAGGGCCTCAAGGCCTACCGCCAGCCGGACGGCTCGGTCGCCACGTTCCGCCCCGAGGCCAACGCCAGGCGTTTCCAGGCCTCCGCGCGCCGGCTCGCCATGCCGGAGCTGCCCGTCGAGACGTTCATCGCGGCCTGTGACGCGCTCGTCCAGCAGGACGAGGCATGGGTTCCGGAGCACGGCGGCGAGGAGTCGCTCTACCTGCGCCCGTTCATGATCGCGGCCGAGGTCGGTCTCGGAGTGCGGCCCGCCAACGAGTACCTGTTCCTGGTGATCGCCTCGCCCGCGGGCGCGTACTTCCCCGGGGGCGTCAAGCCGGTCTCCATCTGGCTCTCCGAGGACCGGGTGCGGGCCGTCCCCGGCGGCATGGGCGACGCCAAGACCGGCGGCAACTACGCCGCGTCCCTCCTCGCCCAGGCCGAGGCCTCCGCGAAGGGCTGCGACCAGGTCGCCTACCTCGACGCGGTCGAGCACAAGTGGGTCGAGGAACTGGGCGGGATGAACCTGTACTTCGTGTACGGGAACAAGATCGTCACCCCGGCCCTGACCGGCTCCCTGCTCGCCGGTGTCACCCGTGACTCGCTGCTCAAGGTCGCCCGTGACCTGGGCCACGAGTCCGAGGAGGGCCGCGTCTCCATCGACCAGTGGCGCGACGACACCGCGAACGGCACGCTGACCGAGGTCTTCGCCTGCGGCACGGCCGCCGTCATCACCCCCGTCGGCACCGTCAAGTCCGCGGGCGGCGAGTGGACCCAGGGCGACGGCGCGCCCGGCGAGGTCACGATGAAGCTGCGCGAGCGCCTGCTGGACATCCAGCGCGGCGTCGCCGATGACACCCACGGCTGGATGCACCCGCTCGGCTAG
- a CDS encoding 3-isopropylmalate dehydrogenase: MSHSINLAVIPGDGIGQEVVAQGLKVLNAVLPQDVKLETQEFDFGAKRYHATGETLTDADVQALKRHDAILLGAIGDPSVPSGVLERGFLLKLRFLFDHHVNLRPSRLLPGVATPLKGQPEIDFVVVREGTEGPYTGNGGSIRTGTPHEVATEVSVNTAFGVERVVRDAFARAQARPRKKLTLVHKNNVLAYAGHLWTNVFNRVAAEFPDVTTDYLHVDAATIFLVTQPERFDVIVTDNLFGDIITDLAAAVSGGIGVAASGNINPSGEFPSMFEPVHGSAPDIAGQGKADPTATVLSVALLLRHLGYETEAGRIEDAVSADLAERGDTPRTTDQIGDALAVRVAS, from the coding sequence ATGTCTCACAGCATCAATCTCGCAGTGATCCCTGGTGACGGTATCGGCCAGGAGGTCGTGGCTCAGGGCCTCAAGGTCCTCAATGCTGTTCTCCCGCAGGATGTGAAGCTGGAGACCCAGGAGTTCGACTTCGGCGCCAAGCGCTACCACGCGACCGGTGAGACCCTCACCGACGCGGACGTCCAGGCGCTCAAGCGGCACGACGCGATCCTGCTCGGCGCGATCGGTGACCCCTCGGTCCCGTCCGGCGTCCTGGAGCGCGGCTTCCTGTTGAAGCTCCGCTTCCTCTTCGACCACCATGTGAACCTGCGGCCGTCGAGGCTCCTCCCGGGTGTCGCCACCCCGCTCAAGGGCCAGCCGGAGATCGACTTCGTCGTGGTCCGCGAGGGCACCGAGGGTCCGTACACCGGCAACGGCGGTTCGATCCGCACCGGCACCCCGCACGAGGTCGCCACCGAGGTCTCGGTCAACACCGCCTTCGGTGTCGAGCGCGTGGTCCGTGACGCCTTCGCCCGCGCCCAGGCCCGCCCGCGCAAGAAGCTGACGCTCGTTCACAAGAACAACGTGCTGGCCTACGCCGGGCACCTGTGGACCAACGTCTTCAACCGGGTCGCTGCCGAATTCCCGGACGTCACCACCGACTACCTGCACGTGGACGCGGCGACGATCTTCCTCGTCACGCAGCCCGAGCGCTTCGACGTGATCGTCACCGACAACCTCTTCGGCGACATCATCACCGACCTCGCCGCGGCCGTCTCCGGCGGCATCGGCGTCGCGGCATCGGGCAACATCAACCCGAGCGGCGAATTCCCCTCGATGTTCGAGCCGGTGCACGGCTCCGCCCCGGACATCGCGGGCCAGGGCAAGGCCGACCCCACGGCCACGGTCCTCTCCGTCGCCCTCCTGCTGCGCCACCTCGGCTACGAGACCGAGGCCGGGCGCATCGAGGACGCCGTCTCCGCCGACCTCGCGGAGCGGGGCGACACCCCCCGTACGACCGATCAGATCGGCGACGCGCTCGCGGTACGAGTAGCGAGCTGA
- a CDS encoding MFS transporter, with product MGREQWKKIWVGSAGNMVEWFDWFVYATFAVYFADSFFPEGNETANLMNTMGIFAVGFFMRPVGGWMLGRIGDRRGRKAALTLTVTLMSASAVLIAAAPTYDVAGYGGVAVLLVARLLQGLSVGGEYAASATYLTEASAPHRRGFASSFQYVSMTAGQLIGLGLLIILQRTMSETALHGWGWRIPFVVGALGAAVVFYLRRSMLETEVYAKSGAAEQEDRGTLKALWRHRREAFLVMALTMGGTVAYYTYTTYLTKFLAKSAGMEKSTASLVSFCALFVFMCIQPLAGLLSDRIGRRPLLITFALGSTFLTVPIMTMLRHAGTFWPAFGLALLALVVVTGYTSINACVKAELFPTGIRALGVALPYAIANALFGGTAEYVALWFKKAGVESGFYWYVAGCAAVSLVVYLTMRETRDIDLGRVGAREPGRKPRERAGATSVTPAS from the coding sequence ATGGGACGAGAGCAGTGGAAGAAAATCTGGGTCGGCTCCGCCGGCAACATGGTCGAGTGGTTCGACTGGTTCGTGTACGCGACCTTCGCGGTCTACTTCGCGGATTCCTTCTTCCCCGAAGGCAATGAGACCGCCAACCTCATGAACACCATGGGCATCTTCGCCGTCGGCTTCTTCATGCGGCCGGTCGGCGGCTGGATGCTCGGCCGGATCGGTGACCGCAGAGGCCGCAAGGCGGCGCTCACCCTCACCGTCACCCTCATGTCGGCCTCCGCGGTCCTCATCGCGGCCGCGCCGACGTACGACGTCGCGGGATACGGCGGCGTGGCCGTCCTGCTGGTGGCCCGGCTGCTGCAGGGCCTCTCCGTCGGCGGCGAGTACGCCGCCAGCGCCACCTATCTGACCGAGGCCTCCGCACCCCACCGGCGCGGCTTCGCCTCCAGCTTCCAGTACGTGTCCATGACCGCGGGACAGCTCATCGGCCTCGGCCTCCTGATCATCCTGCAGCGCACCATGTCCGAAACGGCCCTGCACGGCTGGGGCTGGCGCATCCCGTTCGTTGTCGGCGCGCTCGGTGCCGCGGTCGTCTTCTATCTGCGCCGCTCGATGCTGGAGACCGAGGTGTACGCGAAGTCCGGCGCCGCCGAGCAGGAGGACCGCGGCACGCTGAAGGCGCTGTGGCGGCACAGGCGCGAGGCGTTCCTGGTGATGGCGCTGACCATGGGCGGGACCGTCGCGTACTACACGTACACGACCTATCTCACCAAGTTCCTCGCCAAGAGCGCGGGCATGGAGAAGTCCACCGCCTCGCTCGTCAGCTTCTGCGCCCTGTTCGTCTTCATGTGCATCCAGCCACTGGCGGGACTGCTCTCCGACCGGATCGGCCGCCGCCCGCTGCTGATCACCTTCGCGCTCGGCTCCACCTTCCTGACCGTGCCGATCATGACGATGCTCAGGCACGCGGGCACCTTCTGGCCCGCGTTCGGCCTGGCGCTCCTGGCCCTGGTCGTCGTCACCGGGTACACCTCGATCAACGCCTGTGTGAAGGCCGAGCTCTTCCCGACCGGCATCCGCGCCCTGGGCGTCGCCCTCCCGTACGCCATCGCCAACGCGCTCTTCGGCGGCACCGCCGAGTACGTGGCGCTCTGGTTCAAGAAGGCGGGCGTCGAATCCGGCTTCTACTGGTACGTGGCCGGCTGTGCCGCGGTCTCCCTGGTCGTGTACCTGACCATGCGCGAGACCCGTGACATCGACCTGGGCCGGGTCGGCGCCCGGGAGCCCGGACGCAAGCCGCGGGAGCGGGCAGGGGCCACCAGCGTCACGCCCGCATCCTGA
- a CDS encoding zinc-binding dehydrogenase — protein sequence MGHRGLRHAQRLCRAGEAAGVLDGRRVPAARAGRGRSSRGSPSLHEHRSWKRPFHRRNPLPGTPLEGRTVGRVVASRDPALAEGDLVFHRQGWRTHALVTAGALGARKLPSYEGVPLTAHLSILGGTGLTAYVALTRTLDLRAGEDLFVSAAAGGVGSAVGRIARLLGAGRIIGSAGSAAKVARLTGEFGFDAAFDYHDGPVGELPAKAAPQGIDAAVDNVGGDHLEGAISALREHGRIAWVGAIAQYHSPDRPPAAPRNLYDVVGKSLRLEGVLVRNHREVQGELEDFLVPHLRSGLIAADVTVIDGIERTVDGFLGMLRGENTGKMLIRIAGQGARP from the coding sequence GTGGGACACCGCGGACTGCGTCATGCCCAGCGCCTGTGCCGCGCCGGAGAAGCTGCGGGCGTCCTCGACGGGCGACGAGTACCCGCAGCTCGTGCGGGGCGAGGTCGGTCATCTCGCGGTTCCCCCTCATTGCATGAACACCGCTCATGGAAACGGCCTTTCCATCGACGCAACCCACTGCCCGGCACCCCGCTGGAGGGCCGGACCGTCGGCCGGGTCGTCGCCTCCCGCGACCCCGCTCTCGCCGAGGGCGATCTGGTCTTCCACCGGCAGGGCTGGCGCACCCACGCCCTGGTCACGGCCGGGGCCCTCGGCGCGCGCAAGCTCCCGTCGTACGAGGGAGTGCCGCTGACCGCCCACCTCTCGATCCTCGGCGGCACCGGACTGACCGCCTATGTGGCCCTCACCCGCACGCTGGATCTCCGGGCGGGCGAGGACCTGTTCGTCTCGGCCGCCGCGGGCGGGGTCGGCTCCGCCGTGGGCCGGATCGCCCGGCTGCTCGGCGCCGGACGGATCATCGGCAGCGCGGGCTCGGCCGCGAAGGTGGCCCGGCTCACCGGGGAGTTCGGATTCGACGCGGCCTTCGACTACCACGACGGACCGGTCGGCGAACTGCCGGCGAAGGCGGCACCCCAGGGGATCGACGCCGCGGTCGACAACGTGGGCGGGGACCATCTGGAGGGCGCGATCTCGGCGCTGCGCGAGCACGGGCGGATCGCCTGGGTCGGTGCGATCGCCCAGTACCACTCCCCGGACCGGCCCCCGGCCGCCCCGCGCAACCTCTACGACGTGGTGGGCAAGAGCCTGCGCCTCGAAGGGGTACTGGTTCGCAACCACCGCGAAGTGCAGGGCGAGTTGGAGGACTTCCTGGTGCCGCATCTGCGCAGCGGGCTGATCGCTGCGGACGTCACGGTCATCGACGGTATCGAGCGGACCGTGGACGGCTTCCTGGGGATGCTGCGCGGCGAGAACACCGGCAAGATGCTGATCCGCATCGCCGGTCAGGGCGCCCGGCCCTGA
- the ureA gene encoding urease subunit gamma, producing MRLTPTERDRLLLFGAAELARARRARGLKLNVPEATALIADTVCEAARDGRRLAEAIEAARCVLGPDDVLPGVADVVTEVHVEAVFDDGSRLAVVSRPLGDGLGADAPGAVLPGPAVPEPEPAALLTVRNTATVPVSVTSHFHFFEANPRLDFDRAAAYGMRLSVPAGSSVRFGPGESAEVGLVPIGGDRIAIGFAGLVDGPLDAPGAREEALRRAAACGYLGVGR from the coding sequence ATGCGACTGACCCCGACGGAACGTGACCGGCTGCTGCTCTTCGGCGCCGCGGAACTGGCCCGGGCCCGCCGCGCCCGGGGCCTGAAGCTCAATGTCCCCGAGGCGACCGCATTGATCGCGGACACGGTCTGCGAGGCCGCCCGCGACGGGCGCAGGCTCGCCGAGGCCATCGAGGCCGCGCGCTGCGTGCTCGGCCCGGACGATGTCCTTCCGGGGGTCGCCGATGTCGTCACCGAGGTCCATGTGGAGGCCGTCTTCGACGACGGTTCGCGGCTCGCGGTGGTCTCCCGGCCGCTGGGCGACGGGCTCGGTGCCGACGCGCCCGGGGCCGTCCTCCCCGGCCCCGCGGTGCCCGAGCCGGAACCGGCGGCGCTGCTGACGGTCCGTAACACCGCGACCGTGCCGGTCTCCGTGACCTCGCACTTCCACTTCTTCGAGGCCAACCCGCGCCTCGACTTCGACCGGGCGGCCGCCTACGGGATGCGGCTGAGCGTCCCCGCCGGGTCCTCCGTCCGCTTCGGGCCGGGGGAGTCGGCCGAGGTGGGGCTCGTACCCATCGGCGGCGACCGGATCGCCATCGGGTTCGCCGGACTGGTCGACGGGCCGCTGGATGCGCCCGGCGCACGCGAGGAGGCCCTGCGGCGCGCGGCGGCCTGCGGATATCTGGGAGTCGGACGATGA